In the Brevinematia bacterium genome, GTTCTTTACCTTTAGGTAGGTAAAAAAGATTTGGTATGAAAACAACATCGTTAAATTCTTCATTCATGTAGTATACCTCTGATGAGGTTATGAACCCAGCTATAGTAGTTGCTACTACATGCATTTTAAGTCCACCTGTTGGGTTGAAAAACACTTTAAAACCTTCTTCTTTCTTTTTGACTGCTATGTAGATTAGAATGTCCACAAGGGTAAACAGGTCTTTTTGAAAATCACTTACTGCAACTTCTGGATAATATTTTGCTTCGTAGAAATATCCACTCACCTCTTGAGGAGAATACAATACGTAACCCTTAGTTTTGAGATATTCCTGTATTGCTGTCCTACATAACTCATTTGACATAGTTTTTGTTCCGAATAGGAAAACCGATATATTTGATGGATCTTTATCTTTGACTACTCTTAGGAAGGTATTCAGTTCTGCAGACATTACCATAGGGTCGGCACTTACAATCTGAACAACCTTTCTGATCTCTTCTGGATTTTCCATTATTTCCTTCCAGCGATCTTCTTCAGAGATTCCTATGTCAGTGTATAGTTTCTTTTTTGATTTCAGATTTGTTATTATAGAAA is a window encoding:
- a CDS encoding putative CRISPR-associated protein encodes the protein MREKEFHVISTGVSIITNLKSKKKLYTDIGISEEDRWKEIMENPEEIRKVVQIVSADPMVMSAELNTFLRVVKDKDPSNISVFLFGTKTMSNELCRTAIQEYLKTKGYVLYSPQEVSGYFYEAKYYPEVAVSDFQKDLFTLVDILIYIAVKKKEEGFKVFFNPTGGLKMHVVATTIAGFITSSEVYYMNEEFNDVVFIPNLFYLPKGKELLLLKMLLQKEETTLEELIPSEASSCEVQEYKDGIQRLALYGLVRIKDNKIILTERGSIILDKIRELF